A single region of the Triticum dicoccoides isolate Atlit2015 ecotype Zavitan chromosome 2B, WEW_v2.0, whole genome shotgun sequence genome encodes:
- the LOC119362017 gene encoding uncharacterized protein LOC119362017 encodes MSAGSERSNAAYATPAAVLAGFSRGSGPSVSGSVSGSGRSQAEGGARKKPPFRLAADDTKPILRDPISRSDPMETEQAVLRLPPFP; translated from the exons ATGTCGGCAGGGAGCGAGCGCTCGAACGCGGCCTACGCGACCCCGGCGGCGGTGCTGGCGGGCTTCTCGCGCGGATCCGGCCCGTCCGTCTCCGGCAGCGTCAGCGGCAGCGGGAGGAGCCAGGCGGAGGGCGGGGCGAGGAAGAAGCCCCCGTTCCGCCTCGCGGCGGACGACACCAAGCCCATCCTCCGCGACCCG ATCTCGCGGTCCGACCCCATGGAGACCGAGCAGGCCGTGCTGCGGCTGCCGCCCTTCCCCTGA
- the LOC119362016 gene encoding protein PHOTOSYSTEM I ASSEMBLY 2, chloroplastic-like: protein MAGVSCHFLPSPAPTRPLRSRPSVPAVSGCASAHRPPARVRTRVSCCSKPNNSEEDCASSESPCDAKEEESISSRRRCLACLCAVTLISASGPTFYAPKGFAADMTTKPGVQKAVCRNCGGGGAIICDMCGGTGKWKALNRKRAKDVYEFTECPNCYGRGKLVCPICLGTGVPNNKGLLRRPGAKELLDKMYNGKLLPSS from the exons ATGGCGGGCGTCAGCTGTCACTTCCTCCCCTCGCCGGCGCCGACGAGGCCGCTGCGCTCCCGCCCGAGCGTCCCCGCCGTCAGTGGCTGCGCCAGCGCCCACCGGCCGCCGGCCAGAG TGCGAACTCGGGTCAGTTGCTGCTCTAAACCCAACAATTCGGAGGAGGATTGCGCGAGCAGCGAGTCTCCCTGCGATGCCAAG GAAGAAGAAAGTATTAGCTCCAGACGAAGATGTCTGGCTTGCCTATGTGCTGTAACATTAATCAGTGCATCAGGCCCAACGTTTTATGCGCCAAAAGGGTTTGCTGCGGATATGACGACCAAGCCTGGTGTACAAAAAGCTGTATGCAGAAATTGTGGTGGCGGCGGTGCTATAATAT GTGACATGTGTGGTGGCACAGGAAAATGGAAGGCCCTCAACCGAAAGAGAGCAAAAGATGTTTATGAATTCACAGAATGCCCAAATTGCTATG GCCGCGGGAAGCTGGTGTGCCCAATTTGTCTCGGAACCGGCGTGCCCAACAACAAAGGACTCCTGCGGCGACCGGGCGCCAAAGAGCTGCTGGACAAGATGTACAATGGCAAGCTATTGCCGAGCTCGTAG